Proteins found in one Campylobacter suis genomic segment:
- a CDS encoding NAD(P)-dependent oxidoreductase, giving the protein MKNIAIIGANGNAGSKLVDEALLQGYKVTAIVRNKKYKNDKTEVLYKDIMSLQKDDVAKFDAVITAFGTWSEETRHLHTDALLHLADLLSDTPTRLLVVGGAGSLYTDESLTTQLIDTPEFPDEYKPTASAMAKGLSELRKRSDVKWSYLSPAAEFEPDLPRTGEYVLGGEVFSLNSRGESVISYADYAIAMIDEIKNEKFIQKRFSVNSK; this is encoded by the coding sequence ATGAAAAACATAGCGATAATCGGCGCAAACGGCAACGCAGGTAGCAAGCTCGTAGATGAGGCGCTGCTTCAAGGATACAAAGTAACAGCTATCGTGCGAAACAAAAAGTATAAAAACGACAAAACTGAAGTGCTTTATAAGGACATTATGAGCTTGCAAAAGGATGATGTGGCAAAATTTGACGCTGTTATCACGGCATTTGGCACTTGGAGCGAGGAGACTAGACACCTTCACACTGACGCCCTTTTGCACCTTGCAGACTTGCTAAGTGACACACCTACTCGCCTTTTAGTCGTGGGTGGTGCGGGTAGCTTATACACTGATGAGAGCCTTACGACACAGCTTATTGATACTCCTGAGTTCCCAGATGAGTATAAGCCAACGGCAAGTGCTATGGCAAAGGGACTTAGCGAGCTTAGAAAGAGAAGCGATGTGAAGTGGAGCTATCTATCTCCAGCGGCTGAGTTTGAGCCTGATCTGCCTCGCACGGGAGAGTACGTGCTTGGCGGTGAGGTATTTAGCCTAAACTCGCGCGGAGAGAGCGTGATAAGCTATGCAGACTACGCGATAGCCATGATAGATGAGATAAAAAATGAGAAATTTATACAAAAGCGTTTTAGTGTAAATTCAAAATAA
- a CDS encoding ABC transporter six-transmembrane domain-containing protein yields MQNQTFKTLKLIASQNLKKLSLTFSLVMAENGLFLVYPIIAGIAIDAITKGQTMLAMIYALIVFVGWGIGAMRRRVDTQVFTRIYADLAVKVIMNEKAIKKDNSTIIARASLSRELVNFFENHFPVLFTSVISIFGSAVMLLFVEFYVGLAALVLLVILALLLPKYVSKNDHLYLKLNNQIEKEASRITNSDEITLKRHYGLLSMIRVKISNREATSFFIIGIVGALLFGLAIITLSLQNASAGHIYSVLTYLWTLLISLDDAPRLVEEFSKLKDITKRVNVEIGSDTL; encoded by the coding sequence ATGCAAAATCAAACATTTAAAACACTCAAACTAATCGCAAGTCAAAATTTAAAAAAATTATCACTCACATTTAGCTTAGTTATGGCCGAAAATGGGCTGTTTCTAGTCTATCCCATCATCGCTGGTATCGCCATAGATGCTATCACTAAGGGGCAAACAATGCTTGCGATGATATACGCCCTTATCGTCTTTGTGGGCTGGGGCATAGGGGCGATGAGAAGGCGTGTGGATACGCAGGTATTTACAAGGATTTATGCTGATTTAGCCGTGAAGGTCATAATGAACGAAAAAGCCATTAAAAAGGACAACTCAACCATCATCGCACGTGCTAGTTTATCAAGGGAGCTTGTAAATTTCTTTGAAAACCACTTCCCTGTGCTTTTTACTTCTGTTATCTCGATATTTGGCTCGGCTGTTATGCTTTTGTTTGTCGAGTTTTACGTGGGTTTGGCGGCATTAGTATTGCTTGTTATTCTTGCACTGCTTTTACCAAAATATGTATCAAAAAACGATCATCTATACTTAAAGCTAAATAATCAAATCGAAAAAGAAGCGAGTCGCATAACAAACAGCGATGAGATCACGCTAAAAAGGCACTACGGGCTACTTTCGATGATAAGGGTTAAAATTTCAAATCGTGAAGCAACTAGCTTTTTCATTATCGGCATTGTGGGAGCGTTGCTGTTTGGCCTAGCCATCATCACTCTATCGCTTCAAAACGCTAGTGCCGGACATATCTACTCGGTTTTGACATATCTTTGGACCTTGCTTATAAGCCTTGATGACGCACCAAGATTGGTTGAGGAGTTTAGCAAACTAAAAGACATCACAAAACGCGTTAATGTCGAGATCGGCAGTGATACTTTATGA
- a CDS encoding nitroreductase family protein, whose protein sequence is MNLVEAMQKRTSLRDFTDYVPSKAEIDAILEAIYHAPVVFMSKNTHIGVITDKAVLKQLDELGVSRYGKPLNISSVLYNAPVYIVISAPLVSEVPEAFKEAIDLDFCNRSLAWTIGTMVQNIQLRATDLGLASCPVNGTVAGLIHDKELSQKIGIPDGYTPLTSVVIGKSKTPYKVREGQKDNYLVSFV, encoded by the coding sequence ATGAATTTAGTAGAGGCTATGCAAAAACGCACAAGTTTGCGTGATTTTACAGATTATGTGCCAAGTAAGGCGGAGATTGACGCGATTTTGGAGGCAATTTATCATGCTCCAGTCGTGTTTATGAGCAAAAATACCCACATTGGCGTTATTACCGATAAAGCGGTCTTAAAACAGCTTGATGAGCTTGGCGTTAGCAGATACGGAAAACCGCTAAATATCAGCAGTGTTTTATACAACGCACCCGTTTATATCGTGATCTCAGCACCGCTTGTAAGCGAAGTGCCAGAGGCGTTTAAGGAGGCGATCGATCTTGATTTTTGCAACCGAAGCTTAGCTTGGACGATAGGCACGATGGTGCAAAATATCCAGCTTAGAGCGACTGATCTTGGACTTGCGAGTTGCCCTGTAAATGGCACTGTTGCGGGGCTTATACACGATAAAGAACTATCGCAAAAGATAGGCATACCAGATGGCTACACGCCGCTAACATCTGTGGTGATCGGCAAGAGCAAGACGCCATATAAAGTGCGTGAAGGGCAAAAAGATAACTATCTAGTAAGCTTTGTTTAA
- the exbD gene encoding TonB system transport protein ExbD: protein MKVDKKDGLNVVPFIDIMLVLLAIVLSISTFIAQGKIQVDLPSADSASKEQKDEKKVVIIIDKDNKIFIDDAIVADEELKTQLLNIDKTTLIELKSDKESKFQSFVKVIDILKEKGHENFAITTVTD from the coding sequence ATGAAAGTTGATAAAAAAGATGGACTAAATGTCGTTCCTTTTATCGACATTATGCTTGTTTTGCTAGCGATAGTCCTATCTATCTCTACCTTTATCGCACAGGGCAAAATTCAAGTCGATCTGCCAAGTGCCGACTCCGCTTCAAAAGAGCAAAAAGATGAGAAAAAAGTCGTAATTATCATTGATAAAGATAATAAAATTTTTATCGATGATGCTATCGTAGCAGATGAAGAACTAAAAACACAACTTTTAAATATCGACAAAACAACACTTATAGAACTTAAGAGTGATAAAGAGAGTAAATTTCAAAGTTTTGTCAAAGTTATAGATATTCTCAAAGAAAAAGGACATGAAAATTTTGCGATCACAACAGTCACTGACTAA
- a CDS encoding nitroreductase family protein has product MKLLEAMQKRQSMRKFSDEMPSSEEIEAVLEAGYLAPALFTTKDAHISVITDKKLLAELDAAASRKFGATLDMLGVKNTLYDAPVYILISGKLVDELPKGFEFLKLENIHRNVYWAMGSVMQNMQLRAASLGLSSCLINTVVVTLFDEPELAKKAGIPDGYSPLCSIVLGKSDAEFCPRTPKKEHYQISYI; this is encoded by the coding sequence ATGAAGCTACTTGAAGCTATGCAAAAACGCCAAAGTATGCGTAAATTTAGCGATGAAATGCCAAGCTCTGAGGAGATAGAGGCGGTTTTGGAGGCTGGATATCTTGCACCTGCACTTTTTACGACAAAGGACGCACACATCAGTGTCATTACTGATAAAAAGCTTTTGGCTGAGCTTGACGCGGCGGCATCGCGAAAATTTGGTGCTACGCTTGATATGCTTGGTGTGAAAAACACGCTTTATGACGCACCCGTTTATATACTAATCTCTGGGAAATTGGTAGATGAGTTGCCAAAGGGATTTGAGTTTTTAAAGCTTGAAAATATACATAGAAATGTATATTGGGCGATGGGCTCTGTCATGCAAAATATGCAGCTTCGTGCCGCGTCTTTGGGTCTTAGCTCGTGCCTTATAAACACAGTTGTTGTTACGCTTTTTGATGAGCCAGAACTTGCTAAAAAGGCTGGTATCCCTGATGGCTACTCGCCACTTTGCTCTATCGTGCTTGGCAAGAGCGACGCTGAGTTTTGCCCACGCACACCTAAAAAAGAGCATTATCAAATAAGCTATATTTAG
- a CDS encoding PFL family protein has translation MDIKQVTETIAMIEEQNFDVRTITMGISLLDCIDSDSDKACEKIYAKITSSAANLVRVGNEISAELGIPIVNKRISVTPIAIIAAATDEKDYIKFAKTLDRAAHDVGVDFIGGFSALVQKGYTKGDEILINSIPDALAQTSKVCASVNVGSTKTGINMTAVRDMGRVIKQTATASKLGAAKLVVFANAVEDNPFMAGAFHGVGEADVVINVGVSGPGVVKRALEKVRGESFDVVAETVKKTAFKITRIGQLVGQMASERLGVKFGIVDLSLAPTPAVGDSVARVLEEMGLETVGTHGTTAALALLNDAVKKGGVMACNQVGGLSGAFIPVSEDEGMIAAVQSGSLNLEKLEAMTAICSVGLDMIAIPADTPEATISAMIADEAAIGVINQKTTAVRIIPLGKEGDMIEFGGLLGTAPVMSVNKNSSDDFIARGGQIPAPIHSFKN, from the coding sequence ATGGACATTAAACAAGTGACTGAAACGATAGCAATGATCGAGGAACAAAATTTTGATGTGCGAACAATCACGATGGGTATCTCGCTACTTGATTGTATCGATAGCGACAGCGACAAGGCATGTGAAAAAATTTACGCCAAAATCACCAGCAGTGCGGCAAATCTAGTCCGTGTCGGCAACGAGATCTCAGCAGAGCTTGGCATACCCATCGTAAATAAACGCATATCCGTAACTCCTATCGCCATCATCGCCGCGGCAACCGATGAGAAAGACTACATAAAATTTGCCAAAACGCTTGATAGAGCAGCACACGATGTGGGAGTTGATTTCATCGGTGGCTTTTCGGCTTTGGTACAAAAAGGCTACACAAAGGGCGATGAAATTTTGATAAACTCTATCCCAGACGCCCTAGCCCAAACGAGCAAAGTCTGCGCCTCGGTAAATGTGGGCTCCACAAAAACCGGCATAAATATGACGGCTGTGCGTGATATGGGACGGGTGATCAAGCAAACAGCGACAGCGTCCAAACTAGGGGCGGCAAAGCTTGTGGTGTTTGCAAATGCAGTCGAGGATAATCCTTTCATGGCAGGTGCCTTTCACGGCGTAGGCGAGGCTGATGTGGTGATAAATGTCGGTGTTTCAGGACCCGGAGTGGTAAAACGTGCACTTGAGAAGGTGCGGGGCGAGAGCTTTGATGTCGTGGCTGAAACGGTGAAAAAAACGGCGTTTAAGATAACTCGTATCGGTCAGCTCGTGGGGCAAATGGCTAGCGAGCGACTTGGGGTGAAATTTGGCATAGTCGATCTTAGCCTAGCGCCAACTCCAGCCGTGGGCGACTCGGTGGCAAGGGTGCTTGAGGAGATGGGGCTTGAAACAGTCGGCACTCACGGCACAACGGCTGCACTCGCACTGCTAAATGACGCGGTCAAAAAGGGTGGCGTGATGGCGTGTAATCAAGTCGGCGGTCTAAGCGGGGCGTTTATACCGGTGTCTGAGGACGAGGGCATGATAGCCGCGGTGCAAAGTGGATCGTTAAATTTAGAAAAGCTAGAGGCTATGACTGCGATTTGCTCAGTTGGACTTGATATGATCGCCATACCAGCCGATACGCCAGAAGCGACGATTTCGGCAATGATAGCTGATGAAGCGGCAATTGGCGTGATAAATCAAAAAACAACCGCCGTGCGAATCATCCCGCTTGGTAAAGAGGGCGATATGATCGAGTTTGGCGGACTTTTAGGCACGGCACCTGTAATGAGTGTAAATAAAAACTCATCTGATGACTTCATCGCTCGTGGCGGACAGATCCCAGCCCCGATACATAGCTTTAAGAACTAA
- a CDS encoding cupin domain-containing protein — protein MSNYKMVNIKNQPRVELKELLGLSGCEISINELVANASVPFVHSHKQNEEVYVVLEGSGLLYIDGDEIELKKGDVVRIDPKGQRCFKASNDGIKFLCVQAKAGSLEQFTMSDGIIDEVKPSWL, from the coding sequence ATGTCAAACTACAAGATGGTAAATATCAAAAACCAGCCAAGAGTGGAGCTAAAAGAGCTCCTTGGACTAAGTGGCTGTGAAATTTCTATAAATGAGCTAGTAGCAAACGCTAGCGTGCCGTTTGTGCATTCACACAAGCAAAATGAAGAGGTTTATGTCGTGCTTGAAGGAAGCGGTCTGCTTTATATAGATGGCGATGAGATAGAGCTAAAAAAGGGCGATGTAGTGCGTATAGATCCGAAAGGGCAAAGGTGCTTTAAGGCATCAAATGATGGTATAAAATTTCTTTGCGTTCAGGCAAAAGCTGGCAGTTTAGAGCAATTTACAATGAGTGATGGTATAATAGATGAAGTAAAACCAAGCTGGTTGTAA
- the exbB gene encoding TonB-system energizer ExbB produces the protein MEFLKHNVDYIIIAILGLMSFLVVWYAIERAIYYSKVDINAFKNIESLHEALTKNLTTLYIIYSNAPYIGLLGTVAGIMITFYDMGMSGGIDTKSIMLGLSLALKATAFGLLVAIPTLMIYNGLSRKAEVLLNRYKATHES, from the coding sequence ATGGAATTTCTTAAACATAATGTTGACTACATCATCATAGCCATTCTTGGACTTATGAGTTTTTTGGTTGTTTGGTATGCGATAGAGCGAGCTATATACTACTCAAAAGTCGATATAAACGCATTTAAAAATATCGAATCCTTACACGAGGCACTCACTAAAAATTTGACAACTCTATACATAATATACTCAAATGCCCCATATATCGGACTTTTAGGCACAGTTGCTGGCATTATGATAACATTTTATGACATGGGTATGAGTGGTGGTATAGATACAAAAAGTATCATGCTTGGCTTATCGCTTGCGCTTAAAGCAACAGCTTTTGGTCTTCTTGTTGCTATCCCAACCCTAATGATATACAACGGACTCTCAAGAAAGGCAGAGGTGCTTTTAAACAGATACAAGGCTACTCATGAAAGTTGA
- a CDS encoding Rrf2 family transcriptional regulator, with amino-acid sequence MQVGQKFSIAVHILLSAQYFKDEKNTSEFLADTVGTNPVIVRQIIALLKSSGLIITRAGVGGISLARSASKISLLDIFKAVNGSENLFKIHENSPPACPLGAQIEGLLREHFDSASNALFAHLSSISLQNLLSELE; translated from the coding sequence ATGCAAGTCGGACAGAAATTTAGCATAGCCGTTCATATACTTTTGAGCGCGCAGTATTTTAAAGATGAGAAAAATACGAGTGAGTTTTTAGCTGATACCGTGGGGACAAATCCCGTGATAGTGCGCCAAATCATCGCACTTTTAAAATCATCCGGTCTTATCATCACTCGAGCTGGCGTGGGCGGCATAAGCCTGGCTAGAAGTGCGAGCAAGATCTCTTTGCTAGATATTTTTAAGGCTGTAAATGGTAGTGAAAATTTGTTTAAAATTCACGAAAACTCGCCCCCCGCATGTCCGCTAGGTGCTCAGATAGAGGGGCTTTTAAGAGAGCATTTTGACAGTGCTTCAAATGCCCTTTTTGCTCATCTAAGCTCTATAAGCTTGCAAAATTTGCTTAGCGAGCTAGAGTGA
- the fldA gene encoding flavodoxin FldA yields the protein MIGIIFGSSMGNTEEAAQFLGENLGLENEVLNVCDVNPAKINSYDKLILGTSTWGSGDLQDDWDAFDFEALNLSGKTVAVFGMGDSQSYSDEYCNGMAKLYDAVIKAGAKVVGSVSTDGYNFDSSDSVRDGKFVGLALDADNESEKTEERITNWIEQIKPIFA from the coding sequence ATGATAGGTATTATCTTTGGCAGCAGTATGGGAAACACTGAAGAGGCTGCTCAGTTTTTAGGCGAAAATTTAGGTCTAGAAAATGAAGTTTTAAATGTTTGCGATGTAAACCCAGCAAAAATCAATAGCTACGACAAGCTAATCCTTGGCACATCAACCTGGGGCAGTGGAGACTTGCAAGATGATTGGGATGCTTTTGACTTTGAGGCACTAAATTTAAGTGGCAAAACGGTTGCGGTTTTTGGCATGGGTGATAGCCAAAGCTACTCTGACGAGTATTGCAATGGTATGGCAAAACTATATGATGCAGTCATAAAAGCTGGAGCAAAAGTAGTTGGCAGTGTTTCAACTGATGGTTACAACTTTGATAGCTCAGATAGCGTAAGAGACGGCAAATTTGTAGGTCTTGCGCTTGATGCAGACAATGAAAGCGAAAAGACAGAAGAGCGCATAACAAACTGGATAGAGCAGATAAAACCAATTTTTGCATAA
- a CDS encoding TonB-dependent receptor domain-containing protein, producing MGFKTIKISLIATLFTSVAFGANDVSLDSIEVSTTGASDVNDIKITTRNAGLVKDVMRDVPGVYVGGTNGMNQKIYMRGVSDRGLNITIDGAKQNGNTFHHNADLLIDPDLIKAVEMEVGAKSVVNGSGALGGSVAFKTVDASDLLEDGQDIGAKLKMGYTSNNEGFSQSAMIYGRAFDSLDLLAAFKHYGYDFGKSGNNKVIGGNGNDINYLFKVGYSFLDAHKISLSTEHMQYKGTYPLKAEFGYDPTVDPKRGVVNGYDNRKYERDTHTIKYTYTPSENFELDSTIYHTKHQRIGSTNTGIKWGVETTGAKIGAKSKFETGDFAHTLRYGFDYYHSENFVKPGNITPEKANNYSLYLEDAIKYSNLTITPGVRYERHELKTYNGQAGNLSGYKYKFDEVSPALALDYNIGWGFSAFASYARVFRGPDVMESMMAAGQVKRGNKITVYNWLANENLKATTGNAYEIGGRYKTEFSENSSLSLVAKYFNTKYKNLIVDNNAKAGVVGCPNGLTDTLCRINAGSATIDGVELFARLYVDDLSLAAGYTHQKVKYHDRTKNGNNYLTSNIIGYRDQGDKYTFNAEYTIPQADLLLGYSLLFFKSKNTTSADDVTGKNIKIPSYAVSDIYATYMPTSGRFKGLEINAGVYNIFDKAYASHSQRTAQYTGDTTSIDWEAGRNFKVNVSYKF from the coding sequence GTGGGTTTTAAGACTATTAAAATTTCACTCATCGCTACACTTTTTACAAGTGTTGCTTTTGGTGCGAACGATGTTTCGCTAGATAGTATAGAAGTGAGTACAACTGGTGCTAGTGATGTAAATGATATCAAGATCACTACAAGAAACGCAGGACTTGTAAAAGATGTCATGCGTGATGTACCGGGCGTTTATGTCGGTGGCACAAACGGAATGAATCAAAAAATTTATATGCGTGGCGTGAGTGATCGTGGTCTAAATATCACGATAGATGGTGCTAAACAAAACGGCAATACTTTTCACCACAATGCTGACTTGTTAATCGATCCTGATCTTATCAAAGCAGTCGAAATGGAAGTAGGTGCAAAATCAGTCGTAAATGGTTCTGGCGCACTTGGTGGCTCTGTAGCGTTTAAGACTGTTGATGCGAGTGACTTACTTGAAGACGGACAAGATATCGGCGCTAAGCTAAAGATGGGCTACACTAGCAACAACGAAGGCTTTTCTCAATCAGCTATGATCTACGGTCGTGCATTTGATAGTCTGGATCTACTTGCAGCATTTAAACACTACGGATATGATTTTGGTAAATCAGGCAATAATAAAGTAATAGGCGGAAATGGCAATGATATAAATTACCTTTTCAAAGTTGGATATAGTTTTTTAGATGCTCATAAAATTTCACTTTCTACTGAGCATATGCAATACAAAGGAACATACCCACTTAAAGCCGAATTTGGATACGATCCAACAGTGGACCCAAAAAGAGGTGTAGTAAATGGATATGATAATAGAAAGTATGAACGTGATACCCATACTATAAAATACACCTACACTCCAAGTGAAAATTTCGAACTAGATAGCACCATATATCACACAAAACATCAGCGTATCGGCTCAACTAATACTGGTATAAAATGGGGCGTTGAAACAACTGGTGCTAAAATAGGCGCAAAGTCAAAATTTGAAACTGGCGACTTTGCCCATACTCTAAGATACGGCTTTGATTACTATCATAGTGAAAACTTTGTAAAACCTGGTAATATAACACCTGAAAAAGCAAATAACTACTCACTATACCTTGAAGATGCCATAAAATATAGCAACCTAACTATAACACCTGGCGTAAGATACGAAAGACATGAGCTAAAAACATACAATGGACAAGCTGGGAATTTAAGCGGATACAAATACAAATTTGATGAGGTTAGTCCAGCTCTTGCGCTTGATTATAACATAGGCTGGGGCTTTAGCGCATTTGCTAGTTACGCAAGGGTATTTAGAGGACCTGATGTTATGGAGAGTATGATGGCGGCTGGACAAGTTAAGCGCGGTAATAAAATTACTGTTTATAACTGGCTTGCAAATGAAAATTTAAAAGCAACTACCGGCAATGCTTATGAGATAGGTGGTAGATATAAAACCGAATTTTCAGAAAACTCATCACTTAGCTTAGTAGCAAAATACTTTAACACAAAATATAAAAACTTAATAGTTGATAATAATGCAAAAGCTGGAGTAGTTGGATGCCCTAATGGTTTGACTGATACTCTTTGCAGGATAAATGCTGGTAGCGCTACGATAGATGGCGTAGAGCTTTTTGCTAGACTATATGTTGATGATCTAAGCCTTGCAGCTGGATATACTCATCAAAAAGTAAAATACCATGATAGAACTAAAAATGGAAATAACTATCTAACATCAAATATCATAGGTTACCGCGATCAGGGTGATAAATATACATTTAACGCCGAATACACCATACCACAAGCTGATTTACTTTTAGGATATAGTTTGCTATTTTTTAAATCTAAAAATACAACCTCAGCTGATGATGTAACAGGTAAAAATATAAAAATACCAAGCTATGCAGTAAGTGATATTTACGCTACATATATGCCAACCTCCGGTCGCTTTAAAGGGCTTGAGATAAATGCTGGTGTTTATAATATCTTTGATAAAGCTTACGCTTCACACTCACAAAGAACAGCACAATACACAGGAGATACTACAAGTATCGACTGGGAAGCTGGTAGAAACTTCAAAGTAAATGTTTCTTATAAATTTTAA
- a CDS encoding energy transducer TonB: protein MKILRSQQSLTKVSNSSGFIVSFLLHSGLLVALFYAPPFLEIKPSDDKILKINLNTFKPITAPIFAPEPAIAPPAPPPPEPTPPEPPVVKPPEPTPPPMPKPEPKPKPKQKPKPAPKPKPAEPEKVVQTPPAPIPPAPTATSTNPTVATKVAAAPTIGEYNMQSSAGDKNFEQIRRALIKHHKYPKNAIKMRKQGICEVRFVLKSSGDVTNIEVINSSGTQILDESAMQTVKRASADFPKLPNDIRVKIPITFKLN, encoded by the coding sequence ATGAAAATTTTGCGATCACAACAGTCACTGACTAAAGTATCAAATAGTAGCGGCTTTATAGTTTCATTTTTGTTGCACTCTGGACTTTTGGTGGCACTATTTTATGCGCCTCCATTTTTAGAGATAAAGCCATCGGATGATAAAATTTTAAAGATAAATTTAAACACATTTAAGCCCATCACAGCACCAATTTTTGCGCCAGAGCCGGCCATTGCACCGCCAGCTCCGCCTCCACCAGAACCAACCCCGCCAGAGCCTCCAGTAGTAAAACCACCAGAGCCTACGCCACCTCCTATGCCTAAGCCAGAACCTAAACCTAAACCCAAACAAAAGCCTAAGCCTGCACCAAAACCAAAACCAGCTGAACCAGAAAAAGTAGTTCAAACACCGCCAGCTCCTATACCACCAGCACCAACCGCGACATCCACTAATCCTACTGTCGCCACAAAGGTAGCAGCTGCACCAACGATAGGCGAATACAATATGCAAAGCTCTGCTGGAGATAAAAATTTTGAACAAATCCGTCGTGCTCTTATAAAACATCACAAGTATCCTAAAAATGCTATAAAAATGCGAAAACAAGGCATTTGTGAAGTGCGTTTTGTGCTTAAATCAAGTGGAGATGTTACAAATATAGAGGTTATAAACTCATCTGGCACACAAATACTTGATGAGTCAGCCATGCAGACTGTAAAGCGTGCATCAGCCGACTTTCCAAAACTTCCAAACGATATAAGAGTAAAAATCCCTATCACATTTAAATTAAATTAA
- a CDS encoding ACT domain-containing protein, whose translation MKAIVTVIGKDATGIVAGVATKLAELELNIDDISQTVLDGYFTMMAVVSSEKQLDFTALRSELETHGANLNVKINIQSAAIFDAMHNI comes from the coding sequence ATGAAAGCAATCGTAACTGTCATAGGCAAAGATGCCACAGGTATAGTAGCAGGAGTGGCTACAAAACTAGCCGAGCTAGAACTAAATATCGATGATATTAGCCAGACTGTTCTTGATGGATATTTTACAATGATGGCAGTGGTTTCATCTGAGAAACAGCTCGACTTTACGGCGCTTCGCAGTGAACTTGAAACACACGGAGCAAATTTAAATGTAAAGATAAATATCCAAAGTGCTGCCATTTTCGATGCTATGCACAACATTTAA
- a CDS encoding DUF2325 domain-containing protein, which translates to MSVLVIGADEITPIKAVLHDLGAQKIEHWDARNENRVNRKPIPQDTGCVVMLTSFLNHNTMKTIKTQAKKRNIPIVCAKRSVSCVFCEYCKVFGLDKEFGCKA; encoded by the coding sequence ATGTCAGTATTAGTCATTGGTGCGGACGAGATAACACCGATAAAAGCGGTTTTGCACGATTTAGGGGCGCAAAAGATAGAGCACTGGGATGCACGAAACGAAAACCGTGTAAATCGCAAGCCTATCCCACAAGATACAGGGTGTGTTGTGATGCTAACAAGCTTTCTTAACCACAACACTATGAAAACCATAAAAACACAAGCCAAAAAGCGCAACATACCTATCGTTTGTGCGAAAAGAAGTGTTAGCTGCGTATTTTGCGAGTATTGTAAAGTCTTTGGGCTAGACAAGGAATTTGGATGCAAAGCTTAA